A portion of the Camelus ferus isolate YT-003-E chromosome 16, BCGSAC_Cfer_1.0, whole genome shotgun sequence genome contains these proteins:
- the ENDOV gene encoding endonuclease V isoform X12 — MATATPGACARRSGSDATGSDAQGRAMAAKVATRPPAETLSLWKREQARLKAFVVDRDTEAWQQDPAFSGLQRVGGVDVSFVKGDSVGACASLVVLSYPELEVLFVDGNGVLHHRGFGVACHLGVLTDLPCIGVAKKLLQVDGLENSTLHKEKIRLLRAGGDSFPLMGGSGTVLGMALRSHDHSTKPLYVSVGHKMSLEAAVRLTHGCCRFRIPEPVRQADIRSRGYIHRTLGIGGTPAPGRERSRKAPRPRAGPEGVSEELAGKDRPPEAHSQGPRTHQRAPGPDAQGQG; from the exons ATGGCGACGGCGACGCCCGGCGCCTGCGCGCGGCGCTCCGGAAGTGACGCCACTGGAAGCGACGCTCAGGGCCGCGCCATGGCTGCTAAGGTGGCGACGAGACCGCCGGCGGAAACCCTGTCGCTCTGGAAACG GGAGCAAGCCCGGCTGAAGGCCTTTGTCGTGGACCGGGACACGGAGGCGTGGCAGCAGGACCCCGCCTTCTCGGGCCTGCAGAGGGTCGGGGGCGTGGACGTGTCCTTTGTGAAGGGCGACAGTGTTGGCGCCTGCGCGTCCCTGGTGGTGCTCAGCTACCCTGAGCTCGAG GTCCTGTTCGTGGACGGAAATGGGGTGCTCCACCACCGAG gCTTCGGGGTGGCCTGCCACCTTGGCGTCCTCACAGACCTGCCCTGCATCGGGGTGGCCAAGAAACTGCTGCAGGTGGACGGGCTGGAGAACAGCACTCTGCACAAGGAGAAG aTACGACTCCTGAGGGCTGGAGGAGACTCGTTTCCGCTGATGGGAGGCTCTGGGACCGTCCTGGGCATG GCCCTGAGGAGCCACGACCACAGCACCAAGCCCCTCTACGTCTCTGTGGGccacaagatgagcctggaggcAGCCGTGCGCCTGACCCATGGCTGCTGCAGGTTTCGGATCCCGGAGCCCGTGCGCCAG GCTGACATCCGCTCCCGAGGCTACATCCACAGGACCCTGGGCATCGGTGGCACCCCTGCCCCGGGGCGGGAGAG GAGCAGGAAGGCACCAAGGCCAAGGGCAGGCCCCGAGGGAGTCTCAGAAGAGCTGGCAGGTAAGGACAGGCCCCCTGAAGCCCACAGCCAAGGCCCCAGGACACACCAGAGAGCCCCAGGCCCAGAcgcccagggccagggctga
- the ENDOV gene encoding endonuclease V isoform X10: MATATPGACARRSGSDATGSDAQGRAMAAKVATRPPAETLSLWKREQARLKAFVVDRDTEAWQQDPAFSGLQRVGGVDVSFVKGDSVGACASLVVLSYPELEVVYEDCRMVSLTAPYVSGFLAFREVSFMVDAVRRLREKEPHLVPQVLFVDGNGVLHHRGFGVACHLGVLTDLPCIGVAKKLLQVDGLENSTLHKEKIRLLRAGGDSFPLMGGSGTVLGMALRSHDHSTKPLYVSVGHKMSLEAAVRLTHGCCRFRIPEPVRQADIRSRGYIHRTLGIGGTPAPGRERSRKAPRPRAGPEGVSEELAGLW, translated from the exons ATGGCGACGGCGACGCCCGGCGCCTGCGCGCGGCGCTCCGGAAGTGACGCCACTGGAAGCGACGCTCAGGGCCGCGCCATGGCTGCTAAGGTGGCGACGAGACCGCCGGCGGAAACCCTGTCGCTCTGGAAACG GGAGCAAGCCCGGCTGAAGGCCTTTGTCGTGGACCGGGACACGGAGGCGTGGCAGCAGGACCCCGCCTTCTCGGGCCTGCAGAGGGTCGGGGGCGTGGACGTGTCCTTTGTGAAGGGCGACAGTGTTGGCGCCTGCGCGTCCCTGGTGGTGCTCAGCTACCCTGAGCTCGAG GTGGTGTATGAGGACTGCCGAATGGTTAGCCTGACGGCCCCCTACGTGTCGGGCTTCCTGGCCTTCCGAGAGGTGTCCTTCATGGTGGACGCGGTGCGGCGGCTGCGGGAGAAGGAGCCCCACCTTGTGCCCCAG GTCCTGTTCGTGGACGGAAATGGGGTGCTCCACCACCGAG gCTTCGGGGTGGCCTGCCACCTTGGCGTCCTCACAGACCTGCCCTGCATCGGGGTGGCCAAGAAACTGCTGCAGGTGGACGGGCTGGAGAACAGCACTCTGCACAAGGAGAAG aTACGACTCCTGAGGGCTGGAGGAGACTCGTTTCCGCTGATGGGAGGCTCTGGGACCGTCCTGGGCATG GCCCTGAGGAGCCACGACCACAGCACCAAGCCCCTCTACGTCTCTGTGGGccacaagatgagcctggaggcAGCCGTGCGCCTGACCCATGGCTGCTGCAGGTTTCGGATCCCGGAGCCCGTGCGCCAG GCTGACATCCGCTCCCGAGGCTACATCCACAGGACCCTGGGCATCGGTGGCACCCCTGCCCCGGGGCGGGAGAG GAGCAGGAAGGCACCAAGGCCAAGGGCAGGCCCCGAGGGAGTCTCAGAAGAGCTGGCAG
- the ENDOV gene encoding endonuclease V isoform X7 encodes MATATPGACARRSGSDATGSDAQGRAMAAKVATRPPAETLSLWKREQARLKAFVVDRDTEAWQQDPAFSGLQRVGGVDVSFVKGDSVGACASLVVLSYPELEVVYEDCRMVSLTAPYVSGFLAFREVSFMVDAVRRLREKEPHLVPQVLFVDGNGVLHHRGFGVACHLGVLTDLPCIGVAKKLLQVDGLENSTLHKEKIRLLRAGGDSFPLMGGSGTVLGMALRSHDHSTKPLYVSVGHKMSLEAAVRLTHGCCRFRIPEPVRQADIRSRGYIHRTLGIGGTPAPGRERSRKAPRPRAGPEGVSEELAATSGRLTTQLGALAQPS; translated from the exons ATGGCGACGGCGACGCCCGGCGCCTGCGCGCGGCGCTCCGGAAGTGACGCCACTGGAAGCGACGCTCAGGGCCGCGCCATGGCTGCTAAGGTGGCGACGAGACCGCCGGCGGAAACCCTGTCGCTCTGGAAACG GGAGCAAGCCCGGCTGAAGGCCTTTGTCGTGGACCGGGACACGGAGGCGTGGCAGCAGGACCCCGCCTTCTCGGGCCTGCAGAGGGTCGGGGGCGTGGACGTGTCCTTTGTGAAGGGCGACAGTGTTGGCGCCTGCGCGTCCCTGGTGGTGCTCAGCTACCCTGAGCTCGAG GTGGTGTATGAGGACTGCCGAATGGTTAGCCTGACGGCCCCCTACGTGTCGGGCTTCCTGGCCTTCCGAGAGGTGTCCTTCATGGTGGACGCGGTGCGGCGGCTGCGGGAGAAGGAGCCCCACCTTGTGCCCCAG GTCCTGTTCGTGGACGGAAATGGGGTGCTCCACCACCGAG gCTTCGGGGTGGCCTGCCACCTTGGCGTCCTCACAGACCTGCCCTGCATCGGGGTGGCCAAGAAACTGCTGCAGGTGGACGGGCTGGAGAACAGCACTCTGCACAAGGAGAAG aTACGACTCCTGAGGGCTGGAGGAGACTCGTTTCCGCTGATGGGAGGCTCTGGGACCGTCCTGGGCATG GCCCTGAGGAGCCACGACCACAGCACCAAGCCCCTCTACGTCTCTGTGGGccacaagatgagcctggaggcAGCCGTGCGCCTGACCCATGGCTGCTGCAGGTTTCGGATCCCGGAGCCCGTGCGCCAG GCTGACATCCGCTCCCGAGGCTACATCCACAGGACCCTGGGCATCGGTGGCACCCCTGCCCCGGGGCGGGAGAG GAGCAGGAAGGCACCAAGGCCAAGGGCAGGCCCCGAGGGAGTCTCAGAAGAGCTGGCAG
- the ENDOV gene encoding endonuclease V isoform X9, which translates to MATATPGACARRSGSDATGSDAQGRAMAAKVATRPPAETLSLWKREQARLKAFVVDRDTEAWQQDPAFSGLQRVGGVDVSFVKGDSVGACASLVVLSYPELEVVYEDCRMVSLTAPYVSGFLAFREVSFMVDAVRRLREKEPHLVPQVLFVDGNGVLHHRGFGVACHLGVLTDLPCIGVAKKLLQVDGLENSTLHKEKIRLLRAGGDSFPLMGGSGTVLGMALRSHDHSTKPLYVSVGHKMSLEAAVRLTHGCCRFRIPEPVRQADIRSRGYIHRTLGIGGTPAPGRERSRKAPRPRAGPEGVSEELAAAMS; encoded by the exons ATGGCGACGGCGACGCCCGGCGCCTGCGCGCGGCGCTCCGGAAGTGACGCCACTGGAAGCGACGCTCAGGGCCGCGCCATGGCTGCTAAGGTGGCGACGAGACCGCCGGCGGAAACCCTGTCGCTCTGGAAACG GGAGCAAGCCCGGCTGAAGGCCTTTGTCGTGGACCGGGACACGGAGGCGTGGCAGCAGGACCCCGCCTTCTCGGGCCTGCAGAGGGTCGGGGGCGTGGACGTGTCCTTTGTGAAGGGCGACAGTGTTGGCGCCTGCGCGTCCCTGGTGGTGCTCAGCTACCCTGAGCTCGAG GTGGTGTATGAGGACTGCCGAATGGTTAGCCTGACGGCCCCCTACGTGTCGGGCTTCCTGGCCTTCCGAGAGGTGTCCTTCATGGTGGACGCGGTGCGGCGGCTGCGGGAGAAGGAGCCCCACCTTGTGCCCCAG GTCCTGTTCGTGGACGGAAATGGGGTGCTCCACCACCGAG gCTTCGGGGTGGCCTGCCACCTTGGCGTCCTCACAGACCTGCCCTGCATCGGGGTGGCCAAGAAACTGCTGCAGGTGGACGGGCTGGAGAACAGCACTCTGCACAAGGAGAAG aTACGACTCCTGAGGGCTGGAGGAGACTCGTTTCCGCTGATGGGAGGCTCTGGGACCGTCCTGGGCATG GCCCTGAGGAGCCACGACCACAGCACCAAGCCCCTCTACGTCTCTGTGGGccacaagatgagcctggaggcAGCCGTGCGCCTGACCCATGGCTGCTGCAGGTTTCGGATCCCGGAGCCCGTGCGCCAG GCTGACATCCGCTCCCGAGGCTACATCCACAGGACCCTGGGCATCGGTGGCACCCCTGCCCCGGGGCGGGAGAG GAGCAGGAAGGCACCAAGGCCAAGGGCAGGCCCCGAGGGAGTCTCAGAAGAGCTGGCAG
- the ENDOV gene encoding endonuclease V isoform X8 — MATATPGACARRSGSDATGSDAQGRAMAAKVATRPPAETLSLWKREQARLKAFVVDRDTEAWQQDPAFSGLQRVGGVDVSFVKGDSVGACASLVVLSYPELEVVYEDCRMVSLTAPYVSGFLAFREVSFMVDAVRRLREKEPHLVPQVLFVDGNGVLHHRGFGVACHLGVLTDLPCIGVAKKLLQVDGLENSTLHKEKIRLLRAGGDSFPLMGGSGTVLGMALRSHDHSTKPLYVSVGHKMSLEAAVRLTHGCCRFRIPEPVRQADIRSRGYIHRTLGIGGTPAPGRERSRKAPRPRAGPEGVSEELAGKLAAMS; from the exons ATGGCGACGGCGACGCCCGGCGCCTGCGCGCGGCGCTCCGGAAGTGACGCCACTGGAAGCGACGCTCAGGGCCGCGCCATGGCTGCTAAGGTGGCGACGAGACCGCCGGCGGAAACCCTGTCGCTCTGGAAACG GGAGCAAGCCCGGCTGAAGGCCTTTGTCGTGGACCGGGACACGGAGGCGTGGCAGCAGGACCCCGCCTTCTCGGGCCTGCAGAGGGTCGGGGGCGTGGACGTGTCCTTTGTGAAGGGCGACAGTGTTGGCGCCTGCGCGTCCCTGGTGGTGCTCAGCTACCCTGAGCTCGAG GTGGTGTATGAGGACTGCCGAATGGTTAGCCTGACGGCCCCCTACGTGTCGGGCTTCCTGGCCTTCCGAGAGGTGTCCTTCATGGTGGACGCGGTGCGGCGGCTGCGGGAGAAGGAGCCCCACCTTGTGCCCCAG GTCCTGTTCGTGGACGGAAATGGGGTGCTCCACCACCGAG gCTTCGGGGTGGCCTGCCACCTTGGCGTCCTCACAGACCTGCCCTGCATCGGGGTGGCCAAGAAACTGCTGCAGGTGGACGGGCTGGAGAACAGCACTCTGCACAAGGAGAAG aTACGACTCCTGAGGGCTGGAGGAGACTCGTTTCCGCTGATGGGAGGCTCTGGGACCGTCCTGGGCATG GCCCTGAGGAGCCACGACCACAGCACCAAGCCCCTCTACGTCTCTGTGGGccacaagatgagcctggaggcAGCCGTGCGCCTGACCCATGGCTGCTGCAGGTTTCGGATCCCGGAGCCCGTGCGCCAG GCTGACATCCGCTCCCGAGGCTACATCCACAGGACCCTGGGCATCGGTGGCACCCCTGCCCCGGGGCGGGAGAG GAGCAGGAAGGCACCAAGGCCAAGGGCAGGCCCCGAGGGAGTCTCAGAAGAGCTGGCAG
- the ENDOV gene encoding endonuclease V isoform X6, with amino-acid sequence MATATPGACARRSGSDATGSDAQGRAMAAKVATRPPAETLSLWKREQARLKAFVVDRDTEAWQQDPAFSGLQRVGGVDVSFVKGDSVGACASLVVLSYPELEVVYEDCRMVSLTAPYVSGFLAFREVSFMVDAVRRLREKEPHLVPQVLFVDGNGVLHHRGFGVACHLGVLTDLPCIGVAKKLLQVDGLENSTLHKEKIRLLRAGGDSFPLMGGSGTVLGMALRSHDHSTKPLYVSVGHKMSLEAAVRLTHGCCRFRIPEPVRQADIRSRGYIHRTLGIGGTPAPGRERSRKAPRPRAGPEGVSEELAAPPPARRAPVSAHPPPATVCLLDARVPVRRYLGEVLT; translated from the exons ATGGCGACGGCGACGCCCGGCGCCTGCGCGCGGCGCTCCGGAAGTGACGCCACTGGAAGCGACGCTCAGGGCCGCGCCATGGCTGCTAAGGTGGCGACGAGACCGCCGGCGGAAACCCTGTCGCTCTGGAAACG GGAGCAAGCCCGGCTGAAGGCCTTTGTCGTGGACCGGGACACGGAGGCGTGGCAGCAGGACCCCGCCTTCTCGGGCCTGCAGAGGGTCGGGGGCGTGGACGTGTCCTTTGTGAAGGGCGACAGTGTTGGCGCCTGCGCGTCCCTGGTGGTGCTCAGCTACCCTGAGCTCGAG GTGGTGTATGAGGACTGCCGAATGGTTAGCCTGACGGCCCCCTACGTGTCGGGCTTCCTGGCCTTCCGAGAGGTGTCCTTCATGGTGGACGCGGTGCGGCGGCTGCGGGAGAAGGAGCCCCACCTTGTGCCCCAG GTCCTGTTCGTGGACGGAAATGGGGTGCTCCACCACCGAG gCTTCGGGGTGGCCTGCCACCTTGGCGTCCTCACAGACCTGCCCTGCATCGGGGTGGCCAAGAAACTGCTGCAGGTGGACGGGCTGGAGAACAGCACTCTGCACAAGGAGAAG aTACGACTCCTGAGGGCTGGAGGAGACTCGTTTCCGCTGATGGGAGGCTCTGGGACCGTCCTGGGCATG GCCCTGAGGAGCCACGACCACAGCACCAAGCCCCTCTACGTCTCTGTGGGccacaagatgagcctggaggcAGCCGTGCGCCTGACCCATGGCTGCTGCAGGTTTCGGATCCCGGAGCCCGTGCGCCAG GCTGACATCCGCTCCCGAGGCTACATCCACAGGACCCTGGGCATCGGTGGCACCCCTGCCCCGGGGCGGGAGAG GAGCAGGAAGGCACCAAGGCCAAGGGCAGGCCCCGAGGGAGTCTCAGAAGAGCTGGCAG CCCCGCCACCAGCACGCAGGGCTCCTGTTTCTGCACACCCTCCGCCTGCCACCGTCTGTCTGCTGGACGCGCGCGTGCCGGTGAGGCGGTATCTGGGTGAGGTTTTGACgtga
- the LOC116656701 gene encoding inverted formin-2-like isoform X1 produces the protein MLPPCGRRSPLERRAEEEPPPPPPPPPPPPPPPPPPPPPPPPPPPPPPPPRVQVGLSHRHRGRKVVPLRGPWRGVQVALKNAEPSTSWIPPARTFSQTKPFPKASVKSPPQRRSCSSKTQFIKTDRMSPRDRHFITSFLADFCLLAGFLALSNISSDGEFTSLPPALTSCCKYRPDSLDSQ, from the exons ATGCTGCCGCCTTGTGGCCGGAGGTCCCCGCTGGAGAGGCGCGCCGaggaggagccgccgccgccgccgccgccgccgccgccgccgccgccgccgccgccgccgccgccgccgccgccgccgccgccgccgccgccgccgccgccgccgcgggtcCAAGTCGGCCTTTCCCACCGCCATCGAGGAAGGAAAGTCGTCCCGCTTCGGGGCCCCTGGCGGGGTGTGCAAGTTGCACTGAAAAACGCAG AACCTTCCACTTCATGGATACCCCCTGCAAGGACATTTTCACAAACGAAACCGTTCCCCAAAGCCTCGGTGAAGTCTCCTCCCCAGAGACGATCCTGTAGCAGCAAAACTCAGTTTATTAAAACAG ATAGAATGAGTCCCAGAGACCGACATTTCATCACCAGTTTCCTCGCTGACTTCTGCCTTCTGGCGGGCTTCCTCGCCCTCAGTAACATCTCGTCTGACGGAGAGTTTACGTCTCTGCCCCCTGCTCTCACGTCCTGCTGTAAATACCGCCCAGACTCTCTGGATTCCCAGTAA
- the LOC116656701 gene encoding glyceraldehyde-3-phosphate dehydrogenase, testis-specific-like isoform X2, whose protein sequence is MLPPCGRRSPLERRAEEEPPPPPPPPPPPPPPPPPPPPPPPPPPPPPPPPRVQVGLSHRHRGRKVVPLRGPWRGVQVALKNADRMSPRDRHFITSFLADFCLLAGFLALSNISSDGEFTSLPPALTSCCKYRPDSLDSQ, encoded by the exons ATGCTGCCGCCTTGTGGCCGGAGGTCCCCGCTGGAGAGGCGCGCCGaggaggagccgccgccgccgccgccgccgccgccgccgccgccgccgccgccgccgccgccgccgccgccgccgccgccgccgccgccgccgccgccgccgccgcgggtcCAAGTCGGCCTTTCCCACCGCCATCGAGGAAGGAAAGTCGTCCCGCTTCGGGGCCCCTGGCGGGGTGTGCAAGTTGCACTGAAAAACGCAG ATAGAATGAGTCCCAGAGACCGACATTTCATCACCAGTTTCCTCGCTGACTTCTGCCTTCTGGCGGGCTTCCTCGCCCTCAGTAACATCTCGTCTGACGGAGAGTTTACGTCTCTGCCCCCTGCTCTCACGTCCTGCTGTAAATACCGCCCAGACTCTCTGGATTCCCAGTAA